CTCGCCGTGCTCGGCGCCCTCGCCGTGCTGGCGTGGCTGATCGACTTCGCGGCCAGCGTGATCGGTGCCCAGCGGGTCGGCGCCAGCCCGCTGGCGCTGGTCGGCGCAGCGATCGGCACCGTGGTCGGGCTGTTCGGCGGATTGATCGGCCTGCTGTTCGCGCCGCTGGCGGGCGCGGCGATCGGCGAATTCATCGCCCGCCGCGATGCGCTTCAGGCGGCGCGCGTCGGGCTGGCCACCTGGCTGGGCATGTTGCTGGCCGCAGTCGCCAAGGTCGCCATCGCGTTCATGATGCTGGGCATCGCGCTGGCCGCCTGGCTGTTCTGATGCACCGAACCGGCTTCGCTCACTGCGGCCCGTCGCCGGCCGGTGCTGCGCCGCCGCTGGTATAGATTTCCTGCAGCGAACGGCCCGGCGGGTTCAGCGGACTGGCGGGGTCGGTCGGCGACCCCGCGTCGGATGAACCGCCTGCGGGACCACCAGCTCCGGTTCCGCCGGCTGCGGCATTCGCCGCCGTGCCACCGCTGGGCATCGGTACGAACAACCAGTCGGCATGGCGGCGCTCACCGGGCTTGCCGCGCGCCACCGGCGTGGCGTTGAGCGCCGTGGGCGGCACGGCAGCACCCGGTACCGGTGCAGCATTCTTCAGCGAGCTGGCGACCTTGTCGCCGGTGGCATCGACCCAGGCCGGCAGCACGGTGATGCGGGCAGGCTTTTCCGACTTGCTGTAGACAGCGCGGATCTGCCCGCCGCTGATGACCAGACCCCAGTCCTGGCTGCGCGTCATCGGATCGAAATAGAGCTTGCGCAGATGACGCAACGGCGTCGGCTGGCGCTTGTCTTCCAGCAGATCCTGCAGGGTGGCGGGATAGCGCTTGGGTTCGGCGGGCGACGCGTCGAAGTAGCGCTGCAACGCACGCGAAAATTCGCCGCCGATGAACAGCAGTTCGCGCTCGCGTTCGGTCTGCGCCAGCGTGCTCCACATCAGCGCGCTGCCGGCGCTGGCGATACCGAGGGCGGCGACGGCGAACAGCAGCAGCAGATAGGAAAACCCCCGCTGCGACGTCGACCGGCGCACGCGCCCGCTCATCGGCTCACAGCTCGGAAAAGGCCGTGCCGTCGCGCGACATGCCTTCGGCCCCGCTCTTCAGATCGGCCACACCACTGTCGGTCGCCGTGTCACGCGGCGGCACGACGATCCAGGTGTCGGCGCTGTCGGTCACCGGGTCGAACGGCAGCTTGCGCAGGTACTGGCGCTCGACCAGTTCCTGCAGGCTTTGCGGATACGCGCCGCGATCACCGCGGAATTTGTCGATCGCGTCGCGCGTGACCGCCAGCGTCTGCTTCAGCGTCGCTTCGCGCGAGCGGTCGAGATGTTCGAAGTAGCGCGGCGCGGCCAGCGTCAGCAGCACCGCAATGATGGCCATGACGACCAGCAGTTCGATCAGCGTGAAACCGCGTGCAAACAGGGACTTGCGCATTACCAGTTCCGGTAGGCGATGCCGTTCAGGCCGGTGCGGCCGGACAGCGAATGGACATCGAACACGTCGGCACCCGGCGTCGGCTCATCCGGCGGGCTGGCATAGCTGCGCAGCCCCCAGGTCTGTTCCGCCGGCGTGCTCTTGTCGGTGTGAAAGGGGTCTCGCGGGATGCGGCGCAGGAAGTAGATCTTGACGTCGTTCGGCTGCTTGACGTCCTTCACGCCATTGACCAGCACGTCGAGGCTGGGCGGGTAGCCGCTGGCACCGACCTTCTTTTCGATGCGGCCTTCGTCCCAGGCCTTGCGGTAGTCGTCGAGCGCCGTACGGATCTGCCGCAGCGCGGTCCGAAGTTCGGATTCATCGGCACGCACGCGTGCCAGTTCCACCATCGGCATGGCCATGGTGGCGAGCACGCCGATGATGGCGATCACCACCATCAGCTCGATCAATGTAAAGCCGCGGGAAAGACGTGGACTGCGAAGCATGAGCCGAGGTTAACACAGCCCCATCACGATGCCGTGACAGGCCCCGCGAAGGCAGGGCTCAGCTCAGGTGGCTGCGCCAGGGCTGGACGCCCTCGTGTTCGAGCATCCAGACGTAGCGCTGGGAACGCCACTCGCGTAGCGCATTGAGGGCGATGTCGAAGTCGCCATACGAAAGCCGGTACAGCTGCTGCAGGTCGAAAGGTGCGTCGTGTTCGAGTGCATCGAGCAACTGGCGGAAGATTTCCGCGCTGGATTCGTTGGCGGTGGCGTGGGCTTTTTCGAACACGGCTTGCAGGTGCATGAACGCTCTCCCGAGTCGATTGGGTGAATGTGGCAAAACGGTTACAGCGCGATCTAACACTAATTTTCTGTCGCCATCTATCGCGCCGCGATCCCGATTTCGACCCGGTTTCGGCAAAGCCTTGTCAGGCGTAGCCCTGCGGGTTGTTACGCTGCCACTTCCAGGCATCGGCGCACATCTGCGCCAGATCCCGCGCTGCAACCCAGCCCAGAAGCCGGTTTGCAAGGCCGGGTTCGGCGTAGCACTGGGCGATGTCACCCGGCCTGCGCTCGACGATGTCGTACGGCACCGGCCGACCGCTGGCAGCTTCGAAGGCCCGCACCACGTCGAGCACGCTGTAGCCGCGTCCGGTACCCAAGTTCACCGTCAGCAGGCCGGCCTGCTTCTGAAGATAGTCGATGGCCCGCACATGGCCTTGCGCCAGATCAAGCACGTGGATGTAGTCGCGCACACCGGTGCCGTCGGGCGTCGGCCAGTCGCCGCCGAACACGCGCAACCGCGCCAGCTTGCCGACGGCCACCTGGCTCACGTACGGCATCAGGTTGTTGGGCAGGCCGTTCGGGTCTTCGCCGATCAGGCCGGATTCATGTGCGCCGACCGGATTGAAGTAGCGCAGCAGCGCGATGCGCCACGCCGGATCAGCCACGCCGAGATCGCGCAGCACGTGTTCGACCATCCACTTGGAACATCCGTAGGGGTTGGTCGGGCCGGTCGGAAAATCCTCACGGATCGGCACCGACGCCGGATCTCCGTAGACGGTGGCCGAGGACGAAAAGGCCAGCGTCTTCACACCCGCTTCGGCCATCACCTCGCACAGCGCCACGGTGCCGCTGACATTGTTGTCGTAGTACTCGAGCGGTTTGACCACCGACTCGCCGACCGCCTTCAGCCCGGCGAAATGGATGACCGCGTCGATGGCATGTGCGGAAAACACCGCGCGCAGCGCGGCACGATCGCGTACATCGGCCTGCACGAACGCCTCGACCGGGCGACCGGCGATCTGTCCGACGCGCCGCAGTGACTCGTACTTGCTGTTGCACAGGTTGTCGACCACGACCACATCGTGGCCGGCCGACATGAGTTCGATGCAGGTGTGCGAGCCGATGTAGCCCGCACCCCCGGTGACCAGCACGCGCGACATGAATGCTCCCGGAAAGGAAAGACTGGAACTGTATGACGGAGTCGGGGACGACGGGCCGCGCAACAGCCGCCCGTCGGGAAAGTGTCAGTGCTGGTGACCGTGCTCGCCGTGCACGTGACCGTGCGTCAGCTCTTCGGCAGATGCCTTCCGGATTTCGGCCACGGTGCAGGAGAACACCAGTGCGGTGCCGGCCAGCGGGTGATTGCCATCGATCACGATGCGGTCATCGGTAATGTCGGTGACGGTGTACAGGCCTTCTTCCTCGCCATCCGGACTGACGCGCTCGAACTGCATGCCGACTTCGATGTTTTCCGGGAAATTCGAGCGCGACTCGATCTCCACCAGTTCTTCGTCGTATTCGCCGAATGCATCTTCCGGCTGCAGCTTGACGACCACTTCATAGCCGACAGCCTGGCCTTCGAGCGCTTCTTCGATCGGCTGGAAGATGCCGCCATAACCGCCATGCAGATAGGCGAGCGGCGCAGCACCCGAGTCGACCAGATTTCCGTCCGGATCGGTCACGCTGTACTTAAGAGTGACGACCGAGTCCTTGGTGATGAGCATTCCTGATTCCTTTCGTATGGAGTGCGCGCACGCATTCGAGGATTTCTCCTGCGTGCCCGCGCGGATTCACGCCGTATTGCGCGTAACGTATGACACCTTTCCGGTCGATGATGAAGGTCGAGCGGGTCATGCAGAAACGTGACCTGCCTTCGACCTCGCGTTCGCGCCACGCACCATAGCGCCGGCTGACCTCGGCGTCGACATCGGACAGCAGCCGGAACGCCAGCCCGTGCTTGTCGCGAAATTCTGCATGAGTAAACAACTCATCGCGACTGATCCCCACGACGGTGCAATCGCAGTTCCGGAAATGTTCTTCGAGATCGCTGAATTCGATCGCCTGGGCGGTGCATCCCGGCGTATCGTCCTTGATGTAGAAATAGAGCACAGTCAGATGCCGCGCCATCTGTTCGCGCAGATCGAACAGTTCGAAATCGGCGTCCGGCAGCTCGAACAGCGGAGCAGGTTGTCCTGCATTCAGCATGCACACCTCCCAGCCGCGCACGGCGCGCATAACGGCTCCCGGATGATGCGGCGGATTCTACCAGCGCTGCCCGCCGACAAGACATGAGAGCGCTGTAAGAAAAGCTGACGCTGCTGTGCACAAAAAAGGGCATGAAGCACGGCTCAAGCACCAGGGGATACGAGGGTCTATTCAGGGATAACAAACACAAACTCTTTTATTTCATGAGCTTGGGAAATATTCTCGAACCCTGCCTCTGGATGGATCCAAACGGCACGTTGCTTGCTTATCAACCTTCGGGATCGACCGCCTGTCACCCGAGGCAATCACAGAGAGTCCGGTTTCATGCAGTTGCAATTGAAATTGGTTCAAATGGTTGTGTCAGACAGTCGTTCTTGCAAAAATTTGTTTTGCGATCTGTCACTTTCTTGAAAGGTACGGAAATGAAGAAATCTCTACTGGCAGTAGCCGTAACCGGCCTGTTCGCCGTATCAGGCGCCCAGGCTGCAACAGACTGGGGTGTTCACGCTCCGGTCGAAACCGGTATCGCATCACTGACCGGTTCCTTCTCCGAAATTTTCACTTTTTCGCTGAGCGCCCCCACCACGACGCTCTCGACGATCGCGATATCTTTCGAATCAACGCCCGTCTTCGGTCTGAGTGCCGACAGCATGGTGTGGCTGTACAAGGAAACGGGTGCTGTTGACACGTTCACGGCTGCATACAGCTTTGGCACGTTGTTCACAGCCAATAACCTGCTTGCCGGCGACTACTACTACAAGGTCACCGGTTCGACGACCGGCAGCCTCGGCGGTGTATTCGCCCTGACTTCCACCACCGCTCCCATCACAGTGGTTCCGGAAGCGGACACCTACCTGATGATGCTGGCTGGTCTGGGCATGATCGGTCTGATGGCAAAGCGTCGCATGAGCTGATCGGCTTCAGCCGTTCAACAAGAAAGCACCTTCGGGTGCTTTTTTGTTGCCTGGATGATCCAGGAAAAGTTCGCTGCAATGCAGCACTGTCAGAAACCTCGACGCTCGGATGCATGACCTAAGTCGTAGGGCACAGATCGCCACAAAGAGTTGCAACCATCCAAGTTAAATGAAAATTCATTATTTTTCATACACTTGAAAATACTTCTCTTTTAAAAAAGCCATCTCCTGTGTATCTGCGCGCCAATTTTGACGTGTAACAAATCTCGACAATCCATCTTCCGCAGTGCAAAGCGCTTGCAGGACAGCTGGTAACTGTATAAAAATACAGTCCACGAACATTCCTGTACCGAACCATGGTCTCAAGCGTCCTGACGGCCCGTCAGCAACAGATCCTGCAACTGATACGCGATGCCGTCAGCGAACGCGGCAGCCCGCCCACCCGGGCAGAAATCGCACAGGCCTTCGGCTTCCGCTCCCCCAATGCCGCAGAAAGCCATCTGCGGGCGCTGGCGCGCAAGGGCGTCATCAGTCTGGATGAAGGTCGTGCACGCGGCATCCGGCTGACCGAATCTCCCGGCATCCCGCTGATCGGCCGGGTGGCGGCGGGCAGCCCGATACTGGCCGATGCGCATGTGCAGGGCCGCTACCAGCTCGATCCGGCAATGTTTTCACCCCGCGCCGACTACCTGCTGCGGGTGTGCGGCCAGAGCATGCGCGACGCCGGCATCCTCGATGGCGACCTGCTCGCCATCCACGCCACGAACGAAGCGGTGAATGGCCAGATCATCGTCGCCCGCCTGAGCGAAGAAGTGACCGTGAAGCGTTTGAAACGGCTCGGCTCACGCGTCGAACTGCTGCCAGAAAATCCGGAGTTCCAACCCATCGTGATCGATGCGCAGCGCGATCCGCTGGTGATCGAGGGCGTGGTGGTCGGCCTGATCCGCAACGGCAGTCCGGTCTGACGCGATGAGCACGCAAGCGCTGAATCTCTTCCGGCATCCGTCACTCTGGCGTGCCGGCGACGTGTCACCAGCAGTGCCGAATGGCATCCCGACCGGTCACGCCGCACTGAATGCCGCTCTGCCGGGTCAGGGCTGGCCGGTCGGCGAAATGACCGAATTGCTGACCGACTGCAGCGGCCACGGCGAACTGTCGCTGTTGATGCCTTTGCTGGCCGGAGCCGAAGCAGAGGGCAACTGGCGGGTCTGGGTGGCGCCGCCACATCTGCCCGGCGTGTCTGCGCTGGCGGCAGCCGGCGTAAGGCCCCGGCAATTGATCGTGGTACGGGCAGACACGGCGGGCGAGCGGGTGTGGGCGATCCGCCAGGCATTGCGTTCAGGCGTCTGTTCGGTTGTCGTCGGCTGGCTCGACCGCGTCGACAATGCATTGCTGCGACGGCTGCAGCTGGCGGTACGTGAGGCGGCGATTCCGCTGATCCTGTTCCGTCCGCTGCAGCAGGCACAGCACGCCTCGCCTGCGGCACTGCGGCTGCAGCTGTCGGCCCGCGCAGCCGGCGTGCTGCGCATCGACATCCTGAAACGGCGCGGTGCGCCGGCAAACCAGCCGCTCTACCTGCAGGGAGCAGGTTTCGAAGCGCCGCCGGCCATGGCAGCGATGCGCTGTGCCGCTCCACCCGTGCTGGCGCTGACCGCATGAAGCCACTGACGTCGCAAATCATCCTGAGAACGCCAGCTGATCAGCGTCGTGAGCATGCTTCGCGGGGCGCCCCTCCAGCCGTGCACGCGGCATCGAAGCGTTCGCAGCCGAAGGGTGGCGCTCCGGAATACGACGACAGTGTCGCCGGCGAAAACTTTCAATTCAAAAGCATGGTGAGCGGTCAAATGAGGTTTTCAGGATCATGCGCTGGCTGGCACTCGTCTTTCCCGACTGGCCCATGCAGGCCCTGTTCCGCAACCCTTCGCACACCCGTCCGCTGGCTGTGGCGCACCGGCAGCGCGTGTGCGCGCTGGACGCGATGGCACTGGCACAGGGCGTGCGCCCCGGACAGGGTGTGGCCGACGCACTGGCAATAGCCCCGGACCTGCTCGTAAGAACGAAATCCTCCGAGGCCGAGCGCTCTGCGCTGCGTGAAGCTGCAGGCTGCACACTGCGCTATACGCCGCGGGTGGTGCTGGAAGATGACGGGCTGCTGCTCGACATCGCCGGCAGCATGCGGCTGTTCGGCGGACTGGATGCCCTGCTCCGCCATCTGCGCAGCGATCTGGCTGCGGCAGGCTTTCGGGCGCTGAGCGCCTGCGCCCCCACCCCACGCGCGGCACGCTGGCTGGCGCGCGCCGCGCCTGGTCAGTGCGTGGCAGACGACGATCATGCTCTGGCAGAAGCACTGGCTGCGTTGCCGCTGCGCGCGATGGAAGCCGATGCTTCCCTGCTCGCCCTGCTTGCTGACAGCGGCCTGCG
The sequence above is a segment of the Methyloversatilis sp. RAC08 genome. Coding sequences within it:
- a CDS encoding type II secretion system protein, giving the protein MLRSPRLSRGFTLIELMVVIAIIGVLATMAMPMVELARVRADESELRTALRQIRTALDDYRKAWDEGRIEKKVGASGYPPSLDVLVNGVKDVKQPNDVKIYFLRRIPRDPFHTDKSTPAEQTWGLRSYASPPDEPTPGADVFDVHSLSGRTGLNGIAYRNW
- the lexA gene encoding transcriptional repressor LexA, which produces MVSSVLTARQQQILQLIRDAVSERGSPPTRAEIAQAFGFRSPNAAESHLRALARKGVISLDEGRARGIRLTESPGIPLIGRVAAGSPILADAHVQGRYQLDPAMFSPRADYLLRVCGQSMRDAGILDGDLLAIHATNEAVNGQIIVARLSEEVTVKRLKRLGSRVELLPENPEFQPIVIDAQRDPLVIEGVVVGLIRNGSPV
- a CDS encoding type II secretion system protein, with product MRKSLFARGFTLIELLVVMAIIAVLLTLAAPRYFEHLDRSREATLKQTLAVTRDAIDKFRGDRGAYPQSLQELVERQYLRKLPFDPVTDSADTWIVVPPRDTATDSGVADLKSGAEGMSRDGTAFSEL
- a CDS encoding FKBP-type peptidyl-prolyl cis-trans isomerase, with the protein product MLITKDSVVTLKYSVTDPDGNLVDSGAAPLAYLHGGYGGIFQPIEEALEGQAVGYEVVVKLQPEDAFGEYDEELVEIESRSNFPENIEVGMQFERVSPDGEEEGLYTVTDITDDRIVIDGNHPLAGTALVFSCTVAEIRKASAEELTHGHVHGEHGHQH
- the galE gene encoding UDP-glucose 4-epimerase GalE produces the protein MSRVLVTGGAGYIGSHTCIELMSAGHDVVVVDNLCNSKYESLRRVGQIAGRPVEAFVQADVRDRAALRAVFSAHAIDAVIHFAGLKAVGESVVKPLEYYDNNVSGTVALCEVMAEAGVKTLAFSSSATVYGDPASVPIREDFPTGPTNPYGCSKWMVEHVLRDLGVADPAWRIALLRYFNPVGAHESGLIGEDPNGLPNNLMPYVSQVAVGKLARLRVFGGDWPTPDGTGVRDYIHVLDLAQGHVRAIDYLQKQAGLLTVNLGTGRGYSVLDVVRAFEAASGRPVPYDIVERRPGDIAQCYAEPGLANRLLGWVAARDLAQMCADAWKWQRNNPQGYA
- a CDS encoding peroxiredoxin yields the protein MLNAGQPAPLFELPDADFELFDLREQMARHLTVLYFYIKDDTPGCTAQAIEFSDLEEHFRNCDCTVVGISRDELFTHAEFRDKHGLAFRLLSDVDAEVSRRYGAWREREVEGRSRFCMTRSTFIIDRKGVIRYAQYGVNPRGHAGEILECVRALHTKGIRNAHHQGLGRHS
- a CDS encoding DUF456 domain-containing protein; amino-acid sequence: MSAADLLLWLIAGLLMLVGLAGVVLPALPGIPLVFGGLLMVAWLDDFQRIGGVTLAVLGALAVLAWLIDFAASVIGAQRVGASPLALVGAAIGTVVGLFGGLIGLLFAPLAGAAIGEFIARRDALQAARVGLATWLGMLLAAVAKVAIAFMMLGIALAAWLF
- a CDS encoding FxDxF family PEP-CTERM protein, whose amino-acid sequence is MKHGSSTRGYEGLFRDNKHKLFYFMSLGNILEPCLWMDPNGTLLAYQPSGSTACHPRQSQRVRFHAVAIEIGSNGCVRQSFLQKFVLRSVTFLKGTEMKKSLLAVAVTGLFAVSGAQAATDWGVHAPVETGIASLTGSFSEIFTFSLSAPTTTLSTIAISFESTPVFGLSADSMVWLYKETGAVDTFTAAYSFGTLFTANNLLAGDYYYKVTGSTTGSLGGVFALTSTTAPITVVPEADTYLMMLAGLGMIGLMAKRRMS
- the imuA gene encoding translesion DNA synthesis-associated protein ImuA; translated protein: MSTQALNLFRHPSLWRAGDVSPAVPNGIPTGHAALNAALPGQGWPVGEMTELLTDCSGHGELSLLMPLLAGAEAEGNWRVWVAPPHLPGVSALAAAGVRPRQLIVVRADTAGERVWAIRQALRSGVCSVVVGWLDRVDNALLRRLQLAVREAAIPLILFRPLQQAQHASPAALRLQLSARAAGVLRIDILKRRGAPANQPLYLQGAGFEAPPAMAAMRCAAPPVLALTA
- a CDS encoding general secretion pathway protein, encoding MSGRVRRSTSQRGFSYLLLLFAVAALGIASAGSALMWSTLAQTERERELLFIGGEFSRALQRYFDASPAEPKRYPATLQDLLEDKRQPTPLRHLRKLYFDPMTRSQDWGLVISGGQIRAVYSKSEKPARITVLPAWVDATGDKVASSLKNAAPVPGAAVPPTALNATPVARGKPGERRHADWLFVPMPSGGTAANAAAGGTGAGGPAGGSSDAGSPTDPASPLNPPGRSLQEIYTSGGAAPAGDGPQ